The window CTTGGCAGTGCCGACGTTAGCGTCGTCAACGAGACGGATAGGGCAATTTCTGTGAGGCCGGGACTCGATCTTCGTCAAACTAATGTTGCGGAAGGCAAAAGCGGAAAGTACCTTGAATAGCGCGGATGTTCCTTTATCGTGAGCGAAGACGATGCTGGTTTTGAACGGCCGATCTGTTCGGGGTATAATCGGATCTCGAGCTAGCATAACAAATCGCGTCACGTTACTCGAATCGTCCTGGATTCCATCCGCTATGACCTGGAGACCGTACAGTTCCGCTGCGCGTGCACTCGCAATCGCCGCCGTATTGAGGAGATTGTTCGCTGCGATGTATTCTGCCGCGCCGGCGGTATCGTCGACAGCCTCTCGAGTCACATTGAGCCCTAATTTCGTCAAAGTAAGCTCGCATTGAGCTAGGGCTTGGGGATGAGAAATAACCCGGCTCAAATACTCTTTACGGACTCCAGGAAGAGCCAGAAGGCAGTGGTGAACCGGAAATTGAACCTCACCAACAATGTGCAGCCGATGACGAAGCAGGAGATCATAATTTCTATGAATCGAACCGCCAAGCGAGTTTTCAACCGGAAGCACCGCTCGATCAGCGATCCATAACTCCACCGCTTGAAAAGCCACCTCGAATTGATCGCAAGGAATAGCCTCACAATTAGGATACGCCTTTCCGGCAGCGGCTTCAGAGTAAGCCCCCGGAACACCCTGGTAAGCCACACGAAGCTTCTCACCGTGCATCGGAGCTGGAGAGAAATCGGTAATCGTGAGTGGCTTAGGTTGCGGCTTGGTTATTTGATAGGTATCAGAAATTTTCCCAATCGGAACAAGGTTAAGATTCTCAACATTCGTCTTGTGACCATTAACCGACGCAACAACTCCCCCACCGCCTCCACCGGCAGATTTATCGGCAGATTGTTGCTGAGAAACAACGTTACTGGCAAGAATAGCACATGAGCTTTGCCAATCCGCTCGTGAGAGGCCAACGCCGTTTTGGACGCTGAAAGTTTCAGGTCCATAGGCACATTGGACAGCGACGGAATGAAACGGTAACAGACGGGGAAAGAATGGACGGCGAACGAAGGTACTGAAGGACGGCGCCGGAGAATAAGGACT is drawn from Cucumis melo cultivar AY chromosome 11, USDA_Cmelo_AY_1.0, whole genome shotgun sequence and contains these coding sequences:
- the LOC103497967 gene encoding arogenate dehydratase 3-like codes for the protein MKALSPYSPAPSFSTFVRRPFFPRLLPFHSVAVQCAYGPETFSVQNGVGLSRADWQSSCAILASNVVSQQQSADKSAGGGGGGVVASVNGHKTNVENLNLVPIGKISDTYQITKPQPKPLTITDFSPAPMHGEKLRVAYQGVPGAYSEAAAGKAYPNCEAIPCDQFEVAFQAVELWIADRAVLPVENSLGGSIHRNYDLLLRHRLHIVGEVQFPVHHCLLALPGVRKEYLSRVISHPQALAQCELTLTKLGLNVTREAVDDTAGAAEYIAANNLLNTAAIASARAAELYGLQVIADGIQDDSSNVTRFVMLARDPIIPRTDRPFKTSIVFAHDKGTSALFKVLSAFAFRNISLTKIESRPHRNCPIRLVDDANVGTAKHFEYMFYVDFEASMAETRAQNALAEVQEFTSFLRVLGSYPMDMTPWSPSGGH